TTctagaatatttaattttaaataaataatttatgaataGTGACATATTTGTTATCATGTAGTTTACATATATGAAAAAGGAGATGAACATTCTGTGTACCTTCAAAAATACAAGATAGATCTTCTATTAGTATGAAGATATTGCAGATTAAAATTGGGGataaaatcattgaaaattttgtgatgtatgaaggattaattatttttgtcgtcaaatttttcataaataatgatttaattaatgaaataatttttatattttttttttgatattttataagtgatatttaaattatttaagtaatatattattattaatatttttaatctatctatatatataaattgattgaaaattttagagtacgtgccttttaatttaataaaaataaaattttaattaaaaatattacaacaatctCAAACCGCCTCTTAGTCCAATAAACAAGTTGAACTTATCCAGTCACTAGTCAAATCTAGATAACTGACTTTGAAACCGCGTATTTGGTCCCAATCCATCTGATTAGCCGACATTGGCCTGCCCTTTTTAATCTCAGCCGTCCATTTACCCCAGTTCCCTCTATAAATTCCGTCGCGTTGCAAAAGTTGCTAACTCGTTGGGACCTTTTCCTTCCATTCGGATTCGGGTTTTGATTGTAAGGGGTATATTTTATTCATGTAGATTTCCGATTTGCAAGcaatttgattttataaatttgctTAGCGATGTTCAATTGAAAATGAATCGCTTCGTATTTTTGTTCTGTTATTATCATATATTAATAGGTCGATTTGCTAGAGTTTGGGAGTTTTGAATCAGTCGGTTCATGTTCATCATTATGTTGTGTGTGGTTTTGGATGATCATGTGTGTTTcatggatgatgatgatgttgattttcAAGGAAAATTTTGTGGGATTTTGGTACTTGTAAACGAGAATTAAGTGTGATTATTTTGCAGATAATTCTTAAGTTAACACGAGGAAGATTGGTCAAAATTTGATTATCAAGCATGTTGATTTGGTGATGTTGAGATTTGGATCGTCCTAATTGGCAGGGGACCTTTTAAGGATTTTCGTTTGCTTATAAACGAGCAGCTTCATTTGTGGGAGATCGGTCAAGATCCGTGAAACTGTCGTTTGAACCTGATCCTCTTCTGCTTATTTTGAATTCGTTGTTTCAATCTATTTCTTGGAATGCTTTATGAACTTAGCTGCATATCTTTTCCTAGGTGACGCGATCAGGAGTTGGGAGTTCcgaatttaatattatattacaTTGATTTGTTACACAATGATGATATTTGGATTTGCTAATTGTAGGTGGTCCCCATGGATACTCTTGGGGGACCTTTTGCGGTATTCCGTAATTATTTTTCAgcttattcttaattttacaaGTGGATGATTGGTGAAGGATCTCTCTTGTTTTGGGAAGTTTATCGACGTGTTGGAATTGTTGTTTGAACCTGATTCTCTTCTGCTTATTCACAATTCATTGATTCGATACATTTCTTGGAATGTTTGTGCTTAGCTGGATGTTGTTTACTAGGTTGTTATGGATATGTGGATGGCGATGAAGAGTAGAGGATGCTTTCAGGAGTTCGAGTGTTTGGAATTTAATCGGTTCATGTTTTTGATCTGTTCTGTGCTTTTGGATGATACAAATGCAATTTTCAAATACATTAATAAGGATGATATTCAGATTTGCTAATTGTAGGTGGTTTTCATGGATGATAGTTTTGGGGGACCTTTTGCGGTATTCCGTGATTATTTTTCAGCTTATTCTTAATTCTTACTTTTACAAGTGGAAGATTGGTCAAAGATCGTTTTTGGATCTGTTGTTTGAACGTGGTTTTCTTCTGCTTTTTCACAATTCATTGATTCGGTACATTTCTGGGAATGTTTTATGTGCTTAGCTGGATGTTGTTTACTAGGTTGTTATGGATAGTGGAAGGCAATGGAGTAGAGCATGCTTTTAGGAGTTCGGGTGTTTGGAATttctgggggtctatcggaaacaacctttctacttctttagaggtagaggtatggactgtgtacatcttatccccagaccccactaggtgggaatacactgggtttgttgttgttgttgcttttgtGGATGATCCGATGCAATTTTCATATACATGAATTTCCTTACGTGAGGATGATATTTAGATTTGCTAATTGTAGGTGGTTCTCATGGATGATACTTTTGGGGGGGACCTTTTGCGGTATTCCCGTGATTATTATTCAgcttattcttaattttacaaGTGGAAGATTGGTAAAGATCTCTCTTGTTTTGGGAAATGTTTTGGGAAATTTATCGACGTCGTGGATCTGTTGTTTGAACCTGGTTCTCTTCTGCTTATTCACAATTCATTGATTCGATACATTTTTTGGAATGTTTGATGTGCTTAGCTGGATGTTGTTTACTAGGTTGTTATGGATACGTGGGTGGCGATGGAAGAGTAGAGGATGCTTTCAGGAGTTCAGGGGTCTCGGTTCATGTTTTTGTTTTGGTCTGTGCTTTTGGATGATCCGACGCACATTAATTTCCTTACGTGAGGATGATAAATAGATTTGCTAATTGTAGGTGGTTTTCATGGATGATACTTTTGGGGGACCTGTTGCGTTATTCCGTGATTATTTTTCAGCCTATTCTTTTTGGGTACTTTTTGCGGTGTTCCGTGATTATTTTTCGATCTCTTTCTTGTTATTCACAATTCATTGATTCGATACATTTCTTGGAATGTTTGATGTGCTTAGCTGGATGTTGTTTACTAGGTGGTTATGGATACGTGGGTGGCGATGGAAGAGTAGAGGATGCTTTCAGGAGTTCAGGGGTCTCGGTTCATGTTTTTGTTTTGGTCTGTGCTTTTGGATGATCCGAcgcaattttcaaatatattaatTTCCTTGCGTGAGGATGATATTTAGATTTGCTAATTGTAGGTGGTTTTCATGGATGATACTTTTGGGGGACCTGTTGCGGTATACCGTGATTATTTTTCAGCCTATTCTTTTTGGGTACTTTTTGCGGTGTTCCGTGATTATATTTCAGcttattcttaatttttcaaGTGGTCGAAGATCTCTTTCTTGTTATTCACAATTCATTGATTCGATACATTTCTTGGAATGTTTGATGTGCTTAGCTGGATGTTGTTTACTAGGTGGTTATGGATACGTGGGTGGCGATGGAAGAGTAGAGGATGCTTTCAGGAGTTCAGGGGTCGACGCAATTTTCAAATACATTAATTTCCTTGCGTGAGGATGATATTTAGATTTGCTAATTGTAGGTGGTTTTCATGGATGATACTTTTGGGGGACCTGTTGCGGTATTCTGTGATTATTTTTCAGCCTATTCTTTTTGGGTACTTTTTGCGGTGTTCCGTGATTATTTTTCAGcttattcttaatttttcaaGTGGTCGAAGATCTCTTTCTTGTTTTGGGAAGTTTATCAACGTCATGGAATTGTGTTTGAACCTGAATTCTCTTCTGCTTATTCACAATTCATTGATTCGATACATTTCTTGGAATGTTTTATGTGCTTAGCTGGATGTTGTTTACTAGGTTGTTATGAATACGTGGATGGTGATGAGAGTAGAGGATGCTTTCAGGAGTTCGGGTGTTTGGAATTTAATCGGttcatgtttttgttttgttttgtgctTTTGGATGATCAGATGCAATTTTCAAATGCATTGGTTTCCTTACGTGAGGATGATATTTAGATTTGCTAATTGTAGGTGGTTTTCATGGATGATTCTTTTGGGGTACCTTTTGCGGTATTGTGTGATCATTTTTCAGCTTATTCTTAATTTTTGAGTGGAAGATTGGTCAAAGNNNNNNNNNNNNNNNNNNNNNNNNNNNNNNNNNNNNNNNNNNNNNNNNNNNNNNNNNNNNNNNNNNNNNNNNNNNNNNNNNNNNNNNNNNNNNNNNNNNNNNNNNNNNNNNNNNNNNNNNNNNNNNNNNNNNNNNNNNNNNNNNNNNNNNNNNNNNNNNNNNNNNNNNNNNNNNNNNNNNNNNNNNNNNNNNNNNNNNNNNNNNNNNNNNNNNNNNNNNNNNNNNNNNNNNNNNNNNNNNNNNNNNNNNNNNNNNNNNNNNNNNNNNNNNNNNNNNNNNNNNNNNNNNNNNNNNNNNNNNNNNNNNNNNNNNNNNNNNNNNNNNNNNNNNNNNNNNNNNNNNNNNNNNNNNNNNNNNNNNNNNNNNNNNNNNNNNNNNNNNNNNNNNNNNNNNNNNNNNNNNNNNNNNNNNNNNNNNNNNNNNNNNNNNNNNNNNNNNNNNNNNNNNNNNNNNNNNNNNNNNNNNNNNNNNNNNNNNNNNNNNNNNNNNNNNNNNNNNNNNNNNNNNNNNNNNNNNNNNNNNNNNNNNNNNNNNNNNNNNNNNNNNNNNNNNNNNNNNNNNNNNNNNNNNNNNNNNNNNNNNNNNNNNNNNNNNNNNNNNNNNNNNNNNNNNNNNNNNNNNNNNNNNNNNNNNNNNNNNNNNNNNNNNNNNNNNNNNNNNNNNNNNNNNNNNNNNNNNNNNNNNNNNNNNNNNNNNNNNNNNNNNNNNNNNNNNNNNNNNNNNNNNNNNNNNNNNNNNNNNNNNNNNNNNNNNNNNNNNNNNNNNNNNNNNNNNNNNNNNNNNNNNNNNNNNNNNNNNNNNNNNNNNNNNNNNNNNNNNNNNNNNNNNNNNNNNNNNNNNNNNNNNNNNNNNNNNNNNNNNNNNNNNNNNNNNNNNNNNNNNNNNNNNNNNNNNNNNNNNNNNNNNNNNNNNNNNNNNNNNNNNNNNNNNNNNNNNNNNNNNNNNNNNNNNNNNNNNNNNNNNNNNNNNNNNNNNNNNNNNNNNNNNNNNNNNNNNNNNNNNNNNNNNNNNNNNNNNNNNNNNNNNNNNNNNNNNNNNNNNNNNNNNNNNNNNNNNNNNNNNNNNNNNNNNNNNNNNNNNNNNNNNNNNNNNNNNNNNNNNNNNNNNNNNNNNNNNNNNNNNNNNNNNNNNNNNNNNNNNNNNNNNNNNNNNNNNNNNNNNNNNNNNNNNNNNNNNNNNNNNNNNNNNNNNNNNNNNNNNNNNNNNNNNNNNNNNNNNNNNNNNNNNNNNNNNNNNNNNNNNNNNNNNNNNNNNNNNNNNNNNNNNNNNNNNNNNNNNNNNNNNNNNNNNNNNNNNNNNNNNNNNNNNNNNNNNNNNNNNNNNNNNNNNNNNNNNNNNNNNNNNNNNNNNNNNNNNNNNNNNNNNNNNNNNNNNNNNNNNNNNNNNNNNNNNNNNNNNNNNNNNNNNNNNNNNNNNNNNNNNNNNNNNNNNNNNNNNNNNNNNNNNNNNNNNNNNNNNNNNNNNNNNNNNNNNNNNNNNNNNNNNNNNNNNNNNNNNNNNNNNNNNNNNNNNNNNNNNNNNNNNNNNNNNNNNNNNNNNNNNNNNNNNNNNNNNNNNNNNNNNNNNNNNNNNNNNNNNNNNNNNNNNNNNNNNNNNNNNNNNNNNNNNNNNNNNNNNNNNNNNNNNNNNNNNNNNNNNNNNNNNNNNNNNNNNNNNNNNNNNNNNNNNNNNNNNNNNNNNNNNNNNNNNNNNNNNNNNNNNNNNNNNNNNNNNNNNNNNNNNNNNNNNNNNNNNNNNNNNNNNNNNNNNNNNNNNNNNNNNNNNNNNNNNNNNNNNNNNNNNNNNNNNNNNNNNNNNNNNNNNNNNNNNNNNNNNNNNNNNNNNNNNNNNNNNNNNNNNNNNNNNNNNNNNNNNNNNNNNNNNNN
The nucleotide sequence above comes from Capsicum annuum cultivar UCD-10X-F1 unplaced genomic scaffold, UCD10Xv1.1 ctg4022, whole genome shotgun sequence. Encoded proteins:
- the LOC124891715 gene encoding uncharacterized protein LOC124891715 — encoded protein: MLSGVQGSRFMFLFWWFSWMILLGDLLRYSVIIFQPILFGYFLRCSVIIFRSLSCYSQFIDSIHFLECLMCLAGCCLLGGYGYVGGDGRVEDAFRSSGVSVHVFVLVVFMDDTFGGPVAVYRDYFSAYSFWVVMDTWVAMEE